GTTCGGGGTGAGTCGAGCGACGATCTACAACAGAGCAAAGACTCTTGGGGTAGATCTACGCGCCAAGCCAGCGTCGCCAGCGTGATCGCTTAGGTGCTGTTTCCCTGACACTTTCGACACTCTCCGTGTGTTTCACTGACTGTTCCGGACCCTCGATTTGCTTGGTTCTTTCTCTCAACTGTGCGAGGGACTCCCTCTGCTCTGAAACCGTCGCTTCTAGTGATGAAACATGCCGTTGAAGGTCGGTGATACGGGAGTGTTCTGACTGTGCCAATTTATCCAGTGCTTGCGTCTTGACCCTCTCAGCGCTCAACTCAGTACGCAGTTGATAGTTTTCCACTTCAGCCTCTCTGAGCTGTTCTGACAAGGCAGAGAGGCGGCCGCTATCACTGGCACTGTCAGACACATTCTGACTCTCCCGGCGCTGTATCCCGACACTCTCAAGGTCTGTCATCGGAATGTAGACCTTACCCATTTGCTTAGTTGAGTTAGGGAACTTTCCGTCGCGCAGATGTCGTCGGACGGTACTCATGGACACTTCGAACTGCGCGACTGTCTCAGCGACGGTCAGTGACTCACCCATGAACTCATCATGCATGACGATCTACTGTTTTCATCGCCGCAAACACGCCGTTGGGTTAGCTAGCTATTGCTCCTTATAGTTTTTGTCGCCGGGGTACACAAAGATCTGGCTCAGGCCGACGAGCATAAGAAGGAAGATGAAGATCGCAACTCCTATCGCAATCGAGTACAGGAGTATGCCCCACCCTCCCCCAGCGATCTCAGCCCAAACCACAAGGAAGTACGTCGCAGCACCACCTAGGAAGCCAACAACAACGAGAGTGACGATGCTGTAGCCGTCAACTTGTCGATCTAGCTTCTTTTGCGCCCTCTTTGCGTATACATCCACGAGGTTGAGAAGTAGAGGCTCGGAAGCGGTCTGCACTGACGTGGGCAACTTTTCGTGGAGCTCAGCGATCCTCTTGATTCTTCGATAGCTCCTGTCGCCTAAGAACGAGCGCAGAAGAACGCCAATGAAGCCGAGTGACGGCCCTATCGCGGCTGTGATGATCGCTGTTGTGTCGATGTTCATGAGGCAAGTGTCCCTTGGGGTACCTCGCGCAGCGGTCCGATGTTGGCCGGATGGCGCTTTCGCTCGAAGTGCGGCACTCAGCTAATGGAGTGTCTTCACCGTTAATCGAAGCGACAGCAGAAGCCCAGAGCCTTTTCTTGAACCGCACGGAGGTGCGGTTATCGTTCGAGGCCCGCGTCCCCCAATTGCTCCCTGGGAGTCGTCACGCTTAGTGCATGGAAGTTCTTTTCGCTATCGGGCTACTCGTCCTACCCGTCGTGCTCGTGATTGTGCTGCTAGCTCTGGTCCCAGCGGAGAGAACTGCAGCGCTGCTCGAATTGGCTCGCATTCTATGGAGCAGGCAGTAGACGAAGCGGCTGGGCGTAGACAAAGGTGAGCACTTCGACACGCCTACAACGAGGAAATGGCCGCAACCGGAACCACCCGGTGCGACCATTTCAGAGTCTGAAATAACTACATAGCCAGGGTAGCACCGCCAGCGCGCGGAGCAAGTAGCTACCCTCCAGCGAGTTGGATACCTCGACTGGTTCCGCGTCCAGGGCCTCACCAGCCGGACAACGAGCGAAAGACAAAGCCAAGCGCCTCACACGCGCCTCTCACCGGGTTAGAGCCGGTCCCAATTTCGACCCCTACTGCCGGTAGCTGCTGGCTATGTGAGTGATCCATAGCCGCGAAGGAGTGCCGAAGCTACGCCCACGGGCGCGTCACGCTGATGAGACACCAGGACGGACGCCAAGAGCGTAGGGGACATGCCGCCACTGAGAGCGCTAATAACCTCTCTACGTTCAGCTACAGCCGTAGCCAACCGATGCGACGACGCCGACGACGCGGTGAACCCAATTTGAACGTGCCTGTTTTGCTCATTCCCTGAGCACTACAGGCACGCCCCTGCCCTCCTGCTTCCTCTGCTTCCTCTGCGGTGGCACGCGCTGTGCGCCCTTCCAAGAGCTTCACACCGCGCTGTCAGTCCTAACGAAGTGCGGACAAGCAAAAAGACGAGGAGGGCGCGCAAG
Above is a genomic segment from Nesterenkonia halotolerans containing:
- a CDS encoding helix-turn-helix domain-containing protein is translated as MHDEFMGESLTVAETVAQFEVSMSTVRRHLRDGKFPNSTKQMGKVYIPMTDLESVGIQRRESQNVSDSASDSGRLSALSEQLREAEVENYQLRTELSAERVKTQALDKLAQSEHSRITDLQRHVSSLEATVSEQRESLAQLRERTKQIEGPEQSVKHTESVESVRETAPKRSRWRRWLGA